A DNA window from Novipirellula aureliae contains the following coding sequences:
- a CDS encoding DUF4956 domain-containing protein — translation MEYLEVPLFDDDLFKLGVRFLFNLTFLFLLMWLAIMPGLKSKSEFAFSAVMMNIMVFFICFTLKKLEIELGMAIGLFAIFGVLRFRTDAIRTKEMTYLFILIGIAVINSLSNKKTSYAELILVNFVILIGSILMERVVRKPPKIAKPSRNGSPDPPEVDGNSETV, via the coding sequence ATGGAGTATTTGGAAGTTCCCTTGTTTGACGATGATCTGTTCAAGCTGGGGGTACGTTTCTTGTTTAATCTCACATTCTTGTTCCTGCTCATGTGGCTTGCGATCATGCCGGGGCTGAAGAGCAAAAGTGAGTTCGCATTCTCGGCCGTGATGATGAACATCATGGTGTTTTTCATCTGCTTCACACTGAAAAAATTGGAAATCGAACTTGGCATGGCAATCGGCTTGTTTGCCATCTTTGGGGTGCTGCGGTTCCGTACCGATGCGATCCGCACCAAAGAGATGACGTATCTATTCATCTTAATCGGCATCGCGGTTATCAACTCGTTGTCAAACAAGAAGACCAGTTACGCGGAACTCATTCTCGTCAACTTTGTGATCTTGATCGGCAGCATCCTGATGGAGCGAGTCGTTCGTAAACCGCCAAAAATCGCCAAGCCAAGTAGAAACGGAAGCCCCGATCCACCTGAAGTCGATGGAAATAGCGAGACCGTATAG
- a CDS encoding CotH kinase family protein, protein MIRQSSFARSMLSMSFASLCLCCSASVNAQPPGFGGSDRELLDQFDTDQNGWLDREERKEARAFLQETPGQGRGGAGLGGPGGAPDFGGPGFGPPLGFGGPDFGGPDFGGRGGLGGRESFGGRGGGGGGGARGGGGGPRGGGGPPGMGGNRPEASEGDHIEKSSVDPIQADLYDTSVLRTIFIDFENEDWESELEDFYGTDVDVAATLTVDGKTYPNVGIHFRGASSYGMVQAGYKRSLNVSLDMADSDQRLLGYKTLNLLNGASDDSMMSTVLYSHIARQYMPAPKANFVRVVINGENWGVYTNVQQFNKDFLKENYGSSKGSRWKVAGSPRGGGGLDYRGEDPSAYDSPYEQKSNDKNAQAKLIELCRVLDQTPPESLPAALEPIVDVDELLWFLALDVSLINSDGYWIRASDYSIFMDKEDQFHFIPHDMNEAFRGAGGAGGPGGGRGGPGGRAGSGAREMGAREMGAREMGAREMGAREMGAREMGGRAQEARTQTSPLELDPLIGLNAADKPLRSKVLAVPEYRQKYLAKVRQIADVSLDWKNIGPFIQSQVNLIDDAVKSETRKLGSYEAFRSAVSSDSISNADAATESRGGHGSMNLKEFANGRRAYLLK, encoded by the coding sequence ATGATTCGACAGTCCTCGTTCGCTCGGTCGATGCTCTCGATGAGCTTCGCTTCCTTATGTTTGTGCTGTAGTGCCTCGGTCAATGCGCAGCCGCCCGGTTTCGGCGGCAGTGACCGTGAACTGCTTGACCAGTTTGATACAGACCAAAACGGTTGGCTCGATCGCGAAGAGCGAAAGGAAGCGAGAGCGTTTTTGCAGGAAACCCCTGGCCAAGGTCGGGGTGGAGCCGGTCTCGGTGGACCGGGTGGCGCCCCCGACTTTGGCGGTCCAGGCTTTGGCCCGCCTCTCGGATTCGGTGGACCTGATTTCGGTGGACCTGATTTCGGTGGACGCGGTGGCCTTGGCGGCCGCGAAAGCTTCGGCGGTCGCGGCGGCGGCGGCGGCGGCGGTGCCCGCGGCGGTGGTGGTGGACCACGCGGCGGCGGCGGGCCTCCCGGCATGGGGGGAAACCGGCCCGAGGCAAGCGAAGGAGACCACATTGAGAAGTCTTCGGTCGATCCAATACAAGCCGACCTCTATGACACGAGCGTGCTGCGGACGATCTTCATCGACTTTGAAAACGAAGATTGGGAAAGCGAACTCGAAGACTTTTATGGCACAGACGTTGATGTCGCCGCAACGCTGACCGTCGACGGCAAGACGTACCCAAATGTCGGTATCCACTTTCGTGGCGCATCGTCTTATGGCATGGTTCAAGCTGGCTACAAACGGTCGCTGAACGTGTCACTCGACATGGCCGATAGCGACCAACGGTTGCTAGGCTACAAGACGTTAAACCTGCTCAACGGTGCAAGCGATGATTCGATGATGAGTACGGTTCTGTACTCGCACATTGCTCGACAATATATGCCAGCGCCAAAAGCCAACTTTGTCCGTGTCGTGATCAACGGCGAGAACTGGGGCGTCTACACCAATGTCCAGCAGTTCAACAAGGATTTTTTGAAGGAGAACTATGGCTCCAGCAAAGGCAGCCGTTGGAAAGTCGCCGGATCGCCTCGGGGTGGAGGCGGTTTGGATTATCGTGGTGAAGATCCGTCGGCGTATGATTCCCCCTACGAACAGAAATCGAACGATAAAAATGCGCAAGCGAAGCTGATCGAGTTATGCCGCGTATTGGACCAAACGCCGCCCGAATCGTTACCAGCGGCACTCGAGCCAATCGTGGATGTTGACGAATTGTTGTGGTTCCTGGCGTTGGATGTATCACTCATTAACTCCGATGGTTACTGGATCCGCGCAAGTGACTACAGCATCTTCATGGATAAAGAGGACCAATTTCATTTCATTCCGCATGACATGAACGAGGCTTTTCGTGGCGCGGGCGGTGCCGGTGGTCCTGGCGGCGGCCGAGGTGGGCCCGGTGGCCGTGCCGGATCGGGCGCCCGAGAAATGGGGGCCCGAGAGATGGGCGCCCGAGAAATGGGGGCCCGAGAAATGGGGGCCCGAGAAATGGGGGCCCGAGAAATGGGGGGCCGAGCACAGGAGGCCCGGACGCAAACTTCGCCGCTAGAACTCGATCCGCTGATCGGATTGAATGCCGCGGACAAGCCACTGCGAAGTAAAGTCTTGGCGGTTCCGGAGTATCGTCAAAAGTACCTCGCCAAAGTTCGCCAGATTGCGGATGTCTCGCTCGATTGGAAAAACATCGGTCCCTTCATTCAGTCGCAAGTAAACTTGATCGATGATGCCGTAAAATCGGAGACACGCAAACTCGGCAGCTACGAGGCCTTCCGATCTGCCGTCTCTTCGGATTCGATATCCAACGCGGATGCAGCGACCGAGTCTCGCGGCGGTCACGGTAGCATGAACCTGAAAGAATTCGCCAACGGACGTCGAGCGTACTTGTTGAAGTAG
- a CDS encoding matrixin family metalloprotease yields MRFFRSTRSRRRPIVKRRRLAAEPLEARRVLAASLGWDGPGLGSAELSYYIGNSPDSLSQAETNAAIEMALNAWSSVVDITFTPTDEAGLRDSIDIRFTNIDGVGGTLAQAYFPDDVNPARVAGDIQFDVADAWEVGNSLGNQAFDLVYVAVHEIGHSLGLDHTSQAGSVLTPFVSPSQLFTGLDDVDVTAIQALYTTADVATTSDTPTDEIPIDETPVNEIPTGETESGDTPTNDTDTDTDTDTDTDTDTDDTSDSDDDPFPRRRWHRGGNWHHWGDRLDASVPEYNYLDPTDVNGDGSTSALDALTIINQLNQTSLNITGEDVDIVGLCDANGDGEITALDALTVINALNQSSAATIATVDDTDTTEVTDRDDDLAGDDDLDETDEADELDDTNDEHCSHDSDHRHLGAFGVGLLGGDAEEWISRFDTDDDGLLVETEVRERFWNTIVDADTDADGGVSFVELDTFIADQGADVFETGNHSHRHHRSHDAIFASIGRGPK; encoded by the coding sequence ATGCGATTTTTCCGTTCCACTCGATCACGCCGACGTCCGATCGTGAAGCGTCGCCGACTGGCTGCCGAGCCGCTCGAAGCTCGACGCGTATTGGCAGCCAGTCTTGGCTGGGATGGACCGGGCTTGGGAAGTGCGGAACTGAGCTACTATATTGGCAATTCACCCGATTCACTGTCGCAAGCGGAAACCAATGCTGCGATCGAAATGGCCCTCAATGCGTGGTCTAGCGTGGTGGATATCACGTTTACACCGACCGACGAAGCGGGATTGCGTGATTCGATCGACATCCGCTTTACCAATATTGACGGCGTCGGCGGTACACTGGCCCAAGCCTACTTTCCCGACGACGTGAATCCCGCCCGCGTCGCTGGCGATATCCAATTTGACGTTGCCGACGCATGGGAAGTCGGCAATTCACTCGGCAACCAAGCCTTCGATCTCGTCTATGTTGCCGTTCACGAAATTGGCCACTCGCTTGGTCTCGACCACACCAGCCAAGCGGGTAGCGTGTTGACTCCGTTTGTGTCGCCGAGCCAGTTGTTTACCGGCCTTGACGACGTGGATGTCACGGCAATTCAGGCTCTGTACACAACCGCCGACGTTGCAACGACGTCCGATACCCCGACGGATGAAATACCAATTGATGAGACACCCGTCAATGAGATACCAACTGGCGAGACGGAGAGTGGTGACACGCCCACAAACGATACAGATACGGACACAGATACGGACACGGACACGGACACGGACACGGATGACACCAGCGACAGTGACGACGATCCGTTTCCCCGTCGTCGCTGGCATCGCGGTGGCAATTGGCATCACTGGGGTGACCGGTTAGATGCCTCGGTCCCTGAATACAACTACCTCGATCCAACCGACGTGAATGGTGACGGCAGCACGTCCGCGCTCGATGCGCTGACGATCATCAATCAGCTCAACCAAACATCGCTGAACATCACCGGAGAAGATGTCGACATCGTCGGTCTTTGCGATGCCAATGGCGATGGCGAAATCACTGCTCTCGATGCCCTGACAGTGATCAACGCATTGAATCAAAGTTCCGCCGCCACGATTGCAACCGTCGACGATACCGACACAACCGAAGTCACCGATAGGGATGATGATCTGGCCGGGGATGATGATCTCGATGAGACGGACGAAGCCGACGAGCTGGATGATACCAACGACGAGCATTGTTCGCACGATAGCGATCACCGACATTTAGGTGCCTTTGGCGTTGGGCTGTTGGGCGGAGATGCTGAAGAATGGATCAGCCGATTCGATACCGACGATGACGGCTTGCTCGTCGAAACGGAAGTCCGCGAGCGGTTCTGGAACACGATCGTCGATGCGGACACCGATGCGGACGGCGGCGTTTCCTTTGTCGAACTCGACACGTTCATCGCTGATCAAGGGGCCGATGTTTTTGAAACAGGCAACCATTCGCACCGTCACCACCGCTCGCATGATGCAATTTTTGCGTCGATTGGACGTGGTCCTAAGTGA
- a CDS encoding sigma-70 family RNA polymerase sigma factor, with translation MIATDSSDSSDIKDTDAEFPALLASARGGNREALGTLLQWYGNYLTILASTQLDRRLRRRLSPSDIVQEAMLAAHKDFAAFRGQSQGELLCWLRTILIHTLHRSFDKHVKVGKRDVRREVSLEAVSDRLEQSAVNLASTLAAGGPSPSAPMRARERSVELANQLAKLKPAYREVITLRVLKGLSFDEIADQMGRGSGAVRMLWLRALESYKTTGDSI, from the coding sequence ATGATCGCCACCGACTCCTCTGACTCCAGCGACATCAAAGACACGGACGCGGAATTCCCGGCGCTTCTGGCCAGTGCGCGTGGCGGCAATCGCGAAGCCCTCGGGACTCTGCTGCAGTGGTACGGCAATTACCTCACGATCTTGGCCAGCACGCAACTTGACCGTCGTTTGCGGCGGCGGCTCAGCCCATCGGATATTGTTCAGGAGGCGATGTTGGCCGCCCATAAAGACTTTGCCGCTTTCCGTGGCCAAAGCCAAGGCGAGCTGCTGTGCTGGTTGCGAACGATCTTGATTCACACGCTGCACCGCAGTTTCGACAAACACGTCAAAGTTGGAAAGCGGGATGTACGCCGTGAAGTCTCGCTCGAAGCGGTCAGCGATCGGCTCGAGCAGTCCGCCGTCAACTTGGCGTCCACCCTGGCGGCGGGCGGCCCGTCGCCCAGCGCACCGATGCGAGCACGCGAACGGAGTGTGGAATTGGCAAATCAACTCGCCAAACTGAAGCCAGCCTATCGCGAAGTCATCACCCTGCGAGTTTTGAAAGGCCTCTCCTTCGACGAGATCGCCGACCAGATGGGGCGAGGTAGTGGTGCGGTGCGGATGTTATGGCTGCGTGCCTTGGAATCCTATAAGACGACGGGAGATTCGATTTGA
- a CDS encoding serine/threonine-protein kinase: MVQRVEDLSDDQQARLTQQLDDYLVSLENGQPLDANELARNNPDIADVFASYLEKLDALYGVAVGFSDPSDHETLDKITSGKMKLGDFTIQQEIGRGGMGVVYEATQESLSRRVAIKLLPITSLLDSQQIARFKNEAHAAGLLNHPNIVPVYSVGTERGLHYYAMQFIDGISLDAWAQNRSLGFHPVNTPPQAGSLGYGDWKVTLGWIIDVARALHAAHETGVVHRDVKPSNLMLDQQGKVWITDFGLARCQTDVSLTNSGDLVGTMRYMSPEQARGQHALVDGRTDVYSLAATAYELLTFRPAHDGEDAPAIMKMISEQEITPLRQLRNDLPRDLETVLAKAMSKSRDGRYETAEAFADDLARVLADEPTVARPPTLVDRVGRFASKHRIGVLSAVMVGLMGLVGFATSTAIIATWKQASDDNAARATRNEHLARGAVDRLGSQMAELLAGIPSADPVRRALLTETLHYYETFAASADNDPALKEDLAITFGKIGTLQSELGETEQAIEALRRSETLYGELAERDERDNLDWPTSQNNLAQALANAGRLEDAAKYFSRAITTQRKILASVDRLDTASYSSGQVRPDEQVVKRALATSLNNLGLLLADSLANGEAEEAYLEAISLLQPDAQAPLDIAGKQQLATVLSNLSGLLTKQSPDRASDYARQALAQQTDALESDPSNAKLATQVIVTLNTLGASQSAGGYPEDAIETLSRAVDVGNQLLARWPDQPTYRRDLVVSLNHLGLAYCKVGNVADAKLAFQTALEQGRPLAATFSNDAETQSMLGGVLNNLGFLQLQLGDIAAAASTYDEAIAAQSSAVQLAPEVKRYRQYLRKHKENRRTVTGQETAS, encoded by the coding sequence ATGGTTCAAAGAGTTGAAGACCTTAGCGACGACCAGCAAGCAAGATTGACACAGCAGCTTGACGACTACCTGGTCAGTTTGGAAAATGGGCAACCGCTCGATGCTAACGAACTGGCACGAAATAATCCCGATATCGCCGATGTCTTTGCATCGTATCTAGAAAAACTCGATGCACTTTACGGCGTCGCAGTGGGATTCAGCGATCCAAGCGATCACGAGACGCTCGACAAAATCACCTCTGGCAAGATGAAGCTGGGTGACTTTACGATTCAACAAGAAATCGGACGCGGCGGTATGGGAGTCGTTTACGAAGCGACTCAGGAATCGTTGTCACGCAGGGTCGCAATCAAGTTGCTACCGATCACTTCGCTATTGGATTCACAGCAGATTGCACGCTTCAAGAATGAAGCCCACGCAGCCGGCTTGTTGAATCATCCTAACATCGTTCCGGTTTACAGTGTCGGCACCGAACGTGGGCTGCACTACTATGCGATGCAATTCATTGACGGAATCTCGTTAGATGCTTGGGCACAAAACCGTAGCCTAGGCTTCCATCCGGTGAACACCCCACCCCAGGCTGGAAGCCTGGGTTACGGCGATTGGAAGGTTACGCTTGGTTGGATCATCGACGTCGCTCGCGCGTTACACGCTGCTCACGAAACCGGCGTCGTTCATCGTGATGTGAAGCCTTCCAATTTGATGCTCGACCAACAAGGAAAGGTTTGGATCACCGACTTTGGTCTCGCTCGTTGCCAAACCGATGTGTCACTAACGAACTCCGGGGATCTCGTCGGCACGATGCGATACATGAGTCCCGAGCAAGCTCGAGGCCAACACGCTCTGGTCGACGGACGCACCGACGTTTATTCGCTCGCGGCAACCGCCTACGAATTACTAACGTTTCGTCCTGCTCACGACGGCGAAGACGCACCGGCGATTATGAAAATGATTTCCGAACAGGAGATCACACCGCTACGCCAACTGCGAAATGACTTGCCTCGCGACCTGGAAACGGTACTTGCCAAAGCAATGTCAAAGAGTCGCGACGGTCGCTATGAAACGGCCGAAGCATTTGCCGATGACCTCGCTCGCGTACTGGCCGATGAACCCACCGTCGCCCGACCGCCAACATTGGTAGATCGTGTGGGGCGGTTCGCATCGAAACATCGGATCGGTGTCTTGAGTGCGGTCATGGTTGGGTTGATGGGTTTGGTTGGTTTTGCCACCAGCACCGCAATCATCGCGACGTGGAAACAAGCGTCCGACGACAACGCCGCCCGGGCAACTCGTAACGAGCATCTGGCACGCGGGGCGGTCGATCGACTCGGTTCCCAAATGGCGGAATTGCTTGCCGGTATTCCTTCCGCCGATCCGGTTCGACGGGCGCTGTTGACCGAAACACTGCACTACTATGAAACCTTTGCTGCCAGCGCCGACAACGATCCGGCCCTCAAGGAAGATCTGGCAATCACGTTCGGAAAAATCGGTACATTGCAAAGCGAGCTTGGCGAAACCGAACAAGCGATTGAAGCTCTGCGTCGTAGCGAGACGCTTTACGGCGAACTTGCCGAGCGGGATGAACGTGACAACCTCGACTGGCCGACCAGCCAAAACAATCTCGCCCAAGCACTCGCGAACGCCGGTAGGCTGGAGGACGCGGCGAAGTATTTTTCACGAGCAATCACGACTCAGCGTAAAATACTCGCCTCGGTTGATCGTTTGGATACCGCGTCATATTCAAGCGGCCAGGTGCGGCCTGATGAACAGGTCGTGAAGCGAGCACTCGCCACGTCGCTAAACAATCTCGGGCTTCTACTCGCCGATTCACTCGCCAATGGAGAAGCGGAAGAGGCGTACTTGGAAGCCATCTCGCTTCTTCAACCCGACGCTCAGGCACCGCTCGACATCGCCGGCAAACAGCAACTCGCTACTGTGCTTTCGAACCTCAGCGGCCTGCTCACCAAGCAATCGCCCGACCGAGCCAGCGACTATGCCCGTCAAGCTCTCGCACAACAGACCGATGCATTGGAGTCGGACCCGAGCAATGCTAAATTGGCAACGCAGGTCATCGTCACCCTCAATACACTCGGTGCATCTCAATCAGCGGGTGGGTATCCAGAGGATGCAATCGAAACCCTTTCGCGAGCGGTCGATGTTGGCAACCAATTGTTAGCCCGTTGGCCGGACCAGCCAACCTATCGCCGTGACTTGGTTGTCAGCTTGAACCATCTCGGATTGGCGTATTGTAAGGTCGGCAATGTTGCAGACGCCAAGCTTGCCTTTCAAACGGCGCTTGAACAGGGACGCCCACTCGCGGCCACGTTTTCCAATGACGCCGAAACCCAGTCGATGCTTGGCGGCGTCCTGAATAATCTCGGATTCCTCCAACTACAGCTAGGCGACATTGCCGCTGCCGCTTCGACCTACGATGAAGCGATCGCCGCCCAATCCTCGGCGGTACAGCTGGCGCCCGAAGTCAAACGCTATCGACAATACCTCCGCAAGCACAAAGAGAACCGCCGAACCGTGACGGGGCAGGAGACCGCATCATGA
- a CDS encoding sulfatase-like hydrolase/transferase: protein MRSTAFRYQRVLVIFLTLAASTPFLYAADESVDWPGFRGRGAAGVANGFQTAATWDATNPDDKSVLWKSPIPGLGHSCPTIVGDRIFVATAVASSDDVPIQIGRSGNIDAAADNGEQAWMVLCFDKTSGAERWRQTAYKGTPKATRHAKATHANTTIAVEGDNVVAFFGSEGLYCYDLSGNLKWKKDLGIVNVSKYGIGWGYGSSPAIYDGRIVLVCDDPEHPYIVTLNLDDGEEIWRKSRREDCERSWGTPLIHTANGNAQVVVNGWPWIVAYDLDTGEVSWRVEGGGDNPIPSPFIADDRIYLTNSHGGKSPIIAMRPDSKGNVTEADSPQDAGLIWRDERGGTYMSTPVVLGDYLYVAGTNGVFRCYQAESGEKMYEQRLAGGTYVVASLVAADDKIYCTAEDGRVFVIAPGPEFEILSTNQLGESCLATPAISEGVIYFRTTHSLIAIGPDTDSGEPLSSNDRKRPNILFIAVDDLRPSLGCYGDSLAISPHIDKLASEGMRFDRAYCQVAVCNPSRASLMTGLRPDTLGVWTLPIHFREAMPDAVTLPQWLRQFGYTAVSHGKIYHNPTPDPQSWSEPIRDLPNLPFAYPEGTQKLVAGAREKLPQRDWRKTSLRNPSTAAPDLPDNQLLDGARADICIEDLRRHGKSSQPFFLAMGFIRPHLAFVAPKKYWDLYEPDKLPVLTGQQVPAGSPPYAMHNNSELSHYVDLIDMPAPWDEETLPVEKMRELVHGYYACVSYIDAQIGRIMQALDEEGLRENTIVVLWSDHGWKLGEYRGWGKMTNYEIDARVPLIVSAPGMKTAGQASDSLVELLDLFPTLCELTGVDIPDFVEGKSFVPVLQDSQASIHEAAVSQYYRPYKGNEFMGYSLRTDRYRYIEWRDFSTGEMVEQELYDHDANEMETKNLIDTVSPDVIEGLSNLLKSTHPPEQLVMTPAVHSSPSDPNPLSADISFGNQSGTPITVYPITPRGRRSRGQQIAPSKTGTFNAYLGTVFVVESRDGTIHQIHSPNWPPQTIVIKK from the coding sequence GTGAGATCCACCGCATTTCGTTATCAACGCGTTCTCGTAATCTTTTTGACTCTTGCGGCGTCCACACCGTTTCTTTATGCGGCCGACGAGTCCGTTGACTGGCCTGGCTTTCGTGGGCGTGGAGCAGCGGGTGTTGCGAATGGTTTCCAGACGGCGGCTACCTGGGATGCGACAAACCCAGACGACAAATCCGTCCTTTGGAAGTCGCCTATTCCAGGACTGGGACATTCCTGTCCGACCATTGTTGGCGACCGCATTTTCGTAGCAACAGCCGTCGCATCGAGCGACGACGTTCCAATACAAATCGGTCGCAGCGGCAACATCGATGCAGCAGCTGACAACGGTGAACAAGCTTGGATGGTACTCTGTTTCGACAAGACCAGTGGAGCGGAACGATGGCGTCAAACGGCTTACAAGGGCACTCCCAAAGCAACTCGACACGCCAAGGCGACTCATGCCAATACGACCATTGCCGTCGAGGGTGACAACGTCGTCGCGTTCTTCGGTTCCGAGGGCTTGTACTGCTATGACTTAAGTGGCAACCTCAAATGGAAGAAAGACCTCGGCATCGTCAATGTCAGCAAGTACGGAATCGGCTGGGGCTACGGAAGTTCGCCAGCGATTTACGACGGACGGATCGTGCTGGTCTGCGATGACCCCGAACACCCTTACATTGTCACGTTGAATTTGGATGACGGCGAAGAGATTTGGCGCAAATCACGCAGGGAGGATTGTGAACGAAGCTGGGGAACGCCCCTGATTCACACCGCCAACGGTAATGCTCAAGTGGTCGTCAATGGTTGGCCTTGGATCGTCGCCTACGACCTCGACACGGGCGAGGTTTCTTGGCGCGTCGAAGGTGGCGGCGACAATCCAATCCCGTCTCCTTTCATTGCCGACGATCGGATCTATCTGACCAACTCGCATGGCGGCAAGTCACCGATCATCGCCATGCGCCCTGATTCCAAAGGCAACGTGACCGAAGCGGACTCACCGCAAGACGCCGGCCTGATCTGGCGAGACGAGCGGGGGGGGACCTACATGTCGACTCCCGTCGTCTTGGGGGACTACCTCTACGTCGCTGGCACCAATGGTGTGTTCCGATGCTACCAGGCAGAGAGCGGCGAGAAAATGTACGAACAACGATTGGCTGGTGGAACCTATGTCGTGGCTTCGCTCGTTGCGGCTGACGACAAAATTTATTGCACAGCCGAAGACGGCCGAGTCTTTGTGATCGCTCCAGGCCCTGAATTCGAGATTCTGTCAACAAACCAACTGGGCGAGAGTTGCTTGGCCACCCCTGCTATTTCGGAGGGGGTAATCTATTTCCGCACCACTCATTCGCTGATCGCGATCGGACCCGACACCGATTCTGGCGAGCCATTGAGCAGCAACGACCGAAAGCGGCCAAACATTCTTTTCATCGCGGTTGATGACCTGCGTCCGTCGCTTGGTTGTTACGGTGATTCGCTCGCCATCTCGCCTCACATTGACAAACTTGCCTCCGAAGGAATGCGGTTCGATCGTGCCTATTGCCAGGTCGCCGTTTGTAATCCGTCACGTGCAAGCCTGATGACCGGTCTGCGTCCCGACACTCTCGGTGTCTGGACCCTGCCGATCCACTTCCGTGAAGCGATGCCCGATGCTGTTACCTTACCGCAGTGGCTGCGACAATTCGGCTACACCGCCGTCAGCCACGGAAAGATCTATCACAACCCGACTCCAGATCCTCAATCGTGGAGCGAGCCGATTCGGGATCTTCCGAACTTGCCATTCGCCTATCCCGAAGGGACTCAGAAGCTTGTCGCCGGCGCACGAGAGAAACTTCCGCAGCGAGACTGGCGAAAAACCAGCCTGCGAAATCCAAGTACGGCTGCTCCTGATTTGCCCGACAACCAACTGCTCGACGGGGCTCGAGCGGACATTTGCATTGAAGACCTGAGGCGTCATGGGAAATCGTCTCAGCCATTCTTTTTGGCGATGGGCTTTATCCGTCCGCACTTGGCGTTTGTCGCTCCCAAGAAATACTGGGACCTGTACGAACCCGACAAGCTACCGGTTCTAACGGGCCAGCAAGTTCCCGCTGGATCGCCTCCGTATGCGATGCACAACAACAGTGAGCTGTCGCATTACGTGGATCTGATCGATATGCCTGCACCCTGGGACGAGGAAACGCTGCCTGTGGAAAAGATGCGAGAGCTCGTTCATGGTTACTACGCATGCGTCAGCTACATTGATGCCCAGATCGGACGAATCATGCAAGCTTTGGACGAAGAGGGGCTGCGAGAAAACACAATCGTTGTTCTCTGGAGCGATCATGGTTGGAAACTTGGCGAATATCGTGGTTGGGGGAAAATGACCAACTACGAGATCGACGCGCGCGTGCCGCTAATCGTTTCAGCACCCGGTATGAAAACCGCTGGCCAGGCTTCGGATTCGTTGGTCGAACTGCTCGACCTGTTCCCGACGCTATGCGAACTCACCGGCGTCGACATCCCCGATTTCGTTGAAGGCAAGAGTTTCGTGCCTGTCCTTCAAGATTCGCAGGCATCCATACACGAAGCTGCTGTCAGCCAATATTACCGGCCCTACAAGGGTAACGAGTTCATGGGGTATTCGTTGCGGACGGATCGGTATCGATACATTGAATGGCGAGATTTTTCGACCGGAGAAATGGTCGAACAAGAGCTCTACGACCATGACGCAAACGAAATGGAAACGAAGAACCTCATTGACACGGTTTCACCCGACGTCATCGAAGGGTTGAGCAACCTGCTGAAGTCCACGCACCCACCCGAACAACTCGTGATGACACCCGCGGTCCACTCGAGTCCGTCCGATCCAAATCCGTTGTCCGCGGACATTTCGTTTGGCAATCAAAGCGGCACACCGATCACCGTTTACCCGATCACACCGAGGGGCCGCCGAAGTCGTGGACAACAGATCGCCCCGAGCAAAACGGGGACCTTCAACGCCTACCTTGGTACCGTGTTTGTGGTTGAGAGTCGCGATGGAACCATCCACCAAATTCACTCGCCAAATTGGCCTCCACAAACGATCGTCATTAAGAAATGA